One window from the genome of Mucilaginibacter ginsenosidivorans encodes:
- a CDS encoding tyrosine-protein phosphatase, which translates to MFNFFRKKESPINTPDYSTIAVDMHSHVLPGIDDGAQNPQESVFLIRRMMDLGIKKIIATPHIMADYYRNTAESINGALELLKAELVKEKIDITVEAAAEHYFDETFEKRIDDGKLMIMGGKYVLFELSFVAQAPNLLQAIQKMTNLGLQPILAHPERYLYMDIDQLKGLRDWGCYLQLNTISLTGYYGRESKRMAEDLVDEQLVDFISSDMHHPKHAEALKNALKTAHLQKLLSEEYPLKNIMLL; encoded by the coding sequence ATGTTTAATTTCTTCCGTAAGAAGGAAAGTCCGATAAATACCCCTGACTATAGTACTATTGCCGTGGATATGCATTCGCATGTATTGCCCGGTATTGATGATGGCGCTCAAAATCCGCAGGAGTCGGTGTTCCTTATCCGCCGGATGATGGATCTTGGGATCAAAAAAATAATTGCGACGCCCCATATCATGGCCGATTATTATCGCAATACGGCCGAAAGCATTAATGGCGCCCTTGAACTATTGAAGGCCGAATTGGTAAAGGAAAAGATCGACATAACAGTAGAAGCAGCCGCCGAGCACTATTTTGATGAGACGTTCGAAAAAAGGATCGATGATGGTAAGCTTATGATAATGGGTGGTAAGTATGTGCTGTTTGAATTATCGTTTGTTGCGCAGGCGCCAAACCTGTTGCAGGCAATTCAAAAAATGACCAACCTTGGTTTACAACCGATACTCGCTCACCCCGAGCGTTACCTGTATATGGATATTGACCAGCTTAAGGGCCTGCGCGACTGGGGTTGTTATCTTCAGTTAAACACCATATCGCTGACCGGGTACTATGGCAGGGAATCCAAAAGAATGGCCGAGGACCTGGTGGACGAGCAACTGGTAGATTTTATATCAAGCGATATGCATCATCCCAAACATGCCGAAGCATTAAAAAATGCTTTAAAAACAGCCCACCTTCAGAAACTGCTTT
- the galE gene encoding UDP-glucose 4-epimerase GalE, with protein sequence MSKILVTGGLGYIGSHTVVELINAGYEPVIVDDLSNSHPKILEQITKITGKKPVFHQLDLCDDASVKNLATAEPRISGIIHFAASKAVGESVQQPLKYYRNNIYSLVNLLNVYYGKPLNFVFSSSCTVYGQPDELPVTESAPVKPAESPYGNTKQIAEEILKDTIASGANYKVIALRYFNPVGAHESALIGELPIGVPQNLVPFITQTAIGKREKITVFGDDYNTPDGSCVRDYIHVVDLAKAHVAALKLMEKESFKGYDVFNLGTGVGNSVLEVIAAFERSTGVKLNYTIGPRRSGDVEQVWGDVTKAKDQLHWQTMLDIDTMMKSAWAWEKYLSQNPL encoded by the coding sequence ATGTCTAAAATATTAGTTACCGGCGGATTAGGATATATAGGTTCGCATACCGTTGTCGAACTGATCAACGCGGGCTATGAACCCGTCATCGTAGATGACTTGTCCAATTCGCATCCAAAAATTTTGGAGCAGATAACAAAGATCACGGGCAAAAAACCGGTTTTTCACCAACTTGACCTTTGTGACGATGCATCGGTAAAGAACCTGGCAACCGCTGAACCCCGCATTTCAGGTATTATCCATTTCGCTGCTTCAAAAGCTGTCGGCGAATCGGTGCAACAGCCTCTGAAATACTATCGCAACAATATATATTCCTTAGTAAACCTGTTGAATGTATATTATGGCAAGCCGTTGAATTTTGTGTTCTCGTCAAGCTGTACCGTTTACGGCCAGCCTGATGAACTGCCGGTAACCGAATCGGCGCCGGTTAAACCTGCCGAATCGCCTTATGGCAACACCAAGCAGATAGCCGAAGAGATATTAAAAGATACCATTGCTTCCGGCGCAAATTATAAAGTGATAGCATTAAGATACTTTAACCCGGTAGGCGCGCACGAGTCTGCACTGATAGGCGAACTGCCTATCGGTGTGCCACAAAACCTGGTGCCGTTCATTACACAAACTGCCATAGGCAAGCGCGAAAAGATTACCGTTTTCGGTGATGACTATAATACTCCCGATGGTAGTTGCGTTCGCGATTACATCCACGTGGTAGACCTGGCGAAGGCACATGTAGCCGCGTTGAAGCTTATGGAGAAAGAAAGCTTTAAGGGTTATGATGTGTTTAATCTTGGTACCGGCGTTGGCAATTCAGTACTGGAGGTTATCGCAGCATTTGAGCGCAGCACGGGTGTTAAACTGAATTATACCATCGGGCCGCGCCGCAGCGGCGACGTGGAGCAGGTTTGGGGCGATGTTACTAAAGCCAAAGATCAGCTTCACTGGCAAACGATGCTTGACATCGACACCATGATGAAGTCGGCATGGGCGTGGGAAAAGTATTTATCCCAAAATCCTTTGTAA
- a CDS encoding UDP-glucuronic acid decarboxylase family protein — translation MANRKRVLITGAAGFLGSHLCDRFIKEDFHVIGMDNLITGDLRNIEHLFKLENFEFYNHDVSKFVHVPGELHYVLHFASPASPIDYLKIPIQTLKVGSLGTHNLLGLSKAKGARMLIASTSEVYGDPNVNPQPEEYWGNVNPIGPRGVYDEAKRFQEAITMAYHTFHKLETRIVRIFNTYGPRMRLNDGRVLPAFIGQALRGESLTMFGDGSQTRSFCYVDDLVEGIYRLLFSDYALPVNIGNPDEITIREFGEEIIKLTGTDQKLISLPLPTDDPKQRRPDITKAKALLGWEPKVSRSEGLKITYEYFKSLPEKEIQHKDFTYYNK, via the coding sequence ATGGCAAACCGCAAACGCGTTTTAATAACCGGGGCAGCCGGTTTCCTGGGCTCACACCTGTGCGACAGGTTTATTAAAGAAGATTTTCATGTTATCGGCATGGATAACCTGATCACCGGCGACCTGCGCAATATCGAGCACCTGTTCAAGCTGGAAAACTTTGAATTTTATAATCATGATGTTTCCAAATTTGTCCATGTACCGGGTGAATTGCATTATGTATTGCATTTTGCATCGCCCGCAAGCCCGATAGATTACCTGAAAATACCGATCCAGACCCTGAAAGTGGGTTCCTTAGGAACACATAACCTGTTGGGCTTATCCAAAGCCAAAGGCGCAAGAATGCTTATCGCTTCCACATCGGAAGTTTATGGCGACCCGAACGTGAACCCGCAGCCCGAAGAATATTGGGGCAATGTGAACCCAATCGGTCCACGAGGTGTTTACGATGAAGCCAAGCGTTTCCAGGAAGCCATTACCATGGCTTACCATACTTTCCACAAATTAGAGACCCGTATTGTACGTATATTTAACACTTACGGTCCGCGCATGCGCCTGAACGACGGCCGTGTATTGCCGGCATTCATCGGCCAGGCCTTACGGGGCGAATCGCTTACCATGTTTGGCGATGGTTCACAAACCCGCTCATTCTGCTATGTGGATGATTTGGTGGAAGGCATCTATCGCCTCCTTTTCAGCGACTATGCTTTGCCTGTAAATATTGGCAACCCCGACGAGATCACTATCCGCGAGTTTGGCGAAGAGATCATCAAACTGACCGGCACCGATCAGAAGTTGATCAGCCTGCCGTTGCCGACAGACGACCCGAAACAGCGCCGGCCTGATATTACCAAGGCGAAAGCTTTATTAGGCTGGGAGCCGAAAGTTTCGCGTAGCGAAGGATTAAAGATCACTTACGAATATTTCAAATCGCTGCCTGAAAAAGAAATTCAGCATAAGGATTTCACTTACTACAACAAATAA
- the rfbB gene encoding dTDP-glucose 4,6-dehydratase, translating into MQKIIVTGGAGFIGSHVVRRFVKNYPQYQIINLDKLTYAGNLANLKDIEHEPNYRFVKGDIVDSAFIIDLFEKENPDAVIHLAAESHVDRSITNPLEFVMTNVVGTVTLLNVARNHWKGKYDKTRFYHVSTDEVYGSLGEGGMFTETTNYDPHSPYSASKASSDHFVRAYHDTYGLDTVISNCSNNYGSYHFPEKLIPLAINNIKQSKPVPVYGKGENIRDWLWVEDHARAIDLIFHRAKAGSTYNIGGHNEWKNIDLIRLLCSILDRKLGRAEGESAKLITFVTDRAGHDLRYAIDATKLKNELGWMPSITFEEGLEKTVDWYLANEDWLNDVTSGHYQQYYNEQYANR; encoded by the coding sequence ATGCAAAAGATCATCGTTACAGGCGGCGCCGGATTTATCGGTTCGCATGTAGTGCGCCGGTTCGTTAAAAATTACCCTCAATATCAAATTATCAATCTTGATAAATTGACCTATGCCGGCAACCTGGCCAATCTGAAAGATATTGAACACGAACCTAATTACCGTTTTGTAAAAGGCGATATTGTCGACTCAGCTTTTATCATCGATCTTTTTGAGAAAGAAAACCCTGATGCGGTGATCCACCTGGCAGCCGAATCGCATGTCGACCGCTCTATCACCAACCCGCTTGAATTTGTGATGACCAACGTGGTTGGTACTGTAACCCTGCTGAATGTTGCACGCAATCATTGGAAAGGTAAATACGATAAGACCCGTTTTTATCATGTATCGACGGACGAGGTTTATGGCAGCCTGGGAGAAGGCGGCATGTTTACCGAAACCACCAATTACGATCCTCATTCCCCTTATTCAGCATCTAAAGCAAGTTCGGATCATTTTGTAAGGGCCTATCACGATACTTACGGACTGGATACGGTGATATCCAATTGTTCCAACAATTACGGTTCTTACCATTTCCCGGAAAAGCTGATACCGCTGGCTATTAATAATATCAAACAAAGCAAACCCGTACCTGTATATGGAAAGGGTGAAAATATACGCGACTGGTTGTGGGTGGAGGACCATGCCCGGGCCATCGACCTGATATTTCACCGGGCGAAGGCTGGGTCGACCTATAATATAGGCGGGCATAATGAATGGAAGAATATTGACCTTATCCGCTTGCTTTGCAGTATATTGGACCGTAAACTGGGCAGGGCAGAAGGCGAGTCGGCAAAGCTTATTACTTTTGTAACAGACCGTGCCGGGCACGATCTAAGGTATGCAATAGACGCAACTAAATTAAAAAATGAACTGGGCTGGATGCCGTCGATCACCTTTGAAGAGGGGCTTGAAAAAACAGTGGATTGGTACCTGGCCAACGAGGATTGGCTAAACGACGTGACGTCGGGGCACTACCAGCAATATTATAACGAACAATACGCTAACAGATAA